The following are encoded together in the Salvia hispanica cultivar TCC Black 2014 chromosome 6, UniMelb_Shisp_WGS_1.0, whole genome shotgun sequence genome:
- the LOC125193356 gene encoding transcription factor JAMYB-like: MDQEGTKSSSRNYNQSEEDLLELRRGPWTVDEDFTLINYIAHHGEGRWNSLARSAGLKRTGKSCRLRWLNYLRPDVRRGNITLEEQLLILELHSRWGNRWSKIAQHLPGRTDNEIKNYWRTRVQKHAKQLKCDVNSKQFKDTMRYLWMPRLVERIQASASATAPSAPAPSYTANPDAGPAQIAPTYPAIGWAGAGFTRENSSTAASSDSFGTPASDLTDCYNNYPASHGGNQDGYDPANCNNNNNQFSYGDQCLTSPSGYFNQGLDFAGEWPAMNGGDATESLWSADDLWFLQQQFNGNA; encoded by the exons ATGGATCAAGAAGGCACAAAATCATCATCAAGAAATTACAACCAAAGTGAAGAAGATTTGTTGGAGCTAAGAAGAGGGCCTTGGACAGTTGATGAAGATTTCACTCTCATCAACTACATAGCCCATCATGGCGAAGGCCGTTGGAATTCCCTAGCTCGCTCTGCAg gTTTGAAGAGAACCGGAAAGAGCTGCAGATTACGGTGGCTGAACTACCTACGCCCCGACGTCCGCCGCGGCAACATCACTCTCGAGGAGCAGCTCCTCATTCTCGAACTCCATTCTCGCTGGGGCAATAG GTGGTCGAAAATTGCACAACATCTGCCGGGGAGGACAGACAACGAGATCAAGAACTACTGGCGCACACGTGTGCAAAAGCATGCGAAGCAGCTGAAATGTGACGTGAACAGCAAGCAATTCAAGGACACCATGCGCTACCTTTGGATGCCGAGATTGGTCGAGCGCATCCAAGCCTCGGCCTCGGCCACGGCCCCCTCCGCCCCAGCCCCTTCTTACACCGCGAATCCCGACGCGGGCCCAGCCCAAATCGCGCCCACTTACCCAGCCATTGGCTGGGCCGGGGCCGGGTTCACTCGGGAGAACTCGAGCACGGCCGCCTCCTCGGACTCGTTTGGGACGCCGGCCTCGGACTTAACCGATTGCTACAATAATTATCCGGCGAGCCACGGCGGCAATCAGGACGGCTATGATCCGGCGAattgcaataataataataatcaatttaGCTATGGAGATCAATGTTTAACTAGCCCGAGTGGATACTTCAATCAAGGGCTGGATTTTGCCGGAGAGTGGCCGGCGATGAACGGCGGAGATGCGACGGAGAGTTTGTGGAGTGCGGATGATTTGTGGTTCTTGCAGCAGCAGTTCAATGGGAATGCTTGA